One region of Paenibacillus polymyxa M1 genomic DNA includes:
- a CDS encoding DNA primase family protein produces the protein MPNDKRIRINLMDSNASVELSEEQTDTNYEFFGEYSDSVTCEDIETLQYSEDIDILTLCTEKLSYEDEIEQFDEHDDHSTLREETIFYEVEEISKAVEAENVENFKVKDNNTRFYKTSSDRGNFVPRVEWLMLNSFEMISSADGISIYQTKQGYYKHHSDSELAVLIRKNLTEDQNREVSRRKMDEVAYRLKTHPDLWRKFNDLNTDTNLINFRDGVLNLRERRMLPHDPKYCFTSFIDADCKVIPQQNTNNRDYSYSSVFECFLTDCTEGDKAKQASLQQMVGYIISNHFNAKKMFVLIGEPHTGKSVWLSLLQILIGKEHTTSMTLKQLGVNRFMQTRLAHSKLNISPEMSDDGDLKGVEFIKAVTGGDLITGDRKGEAAIDFYGRTKLVAAGNHMPKLAKHDGTTAFIDRLLFITFNNSIPERQRDRFLLQKLLEERDIIIKWALEGLYQLIDNNFIFTECNEAIQFKKKYMAELDNVTEFVNDMCVVEPENDKSRVHRTRLYDAYIIYCKANGLTSVKKTEFWREIEKFRVRSGKIRVEGSTPLMGYRGIRLLSPDEYTHT, from the coding sequence ATGCCGAACGATAAAAGGATTCGTATAAACCTGATGGATTCAAATGCATCAGTGGAATTATCTGAAGAACAAACCGATACTAACTATGAGTTTTTTGGGGAATATAGCGATTCAGTAACTTGTGAAGATATAGAAACACTACAGTACAGCGAAGATATTGATATCCTGACCTTGTGTACTGAAAAATTATCTTATGAGGACGAGATAGAACAGTTCGACGAGCATGATGACCATTCTACATTAAGAGAAGAGACAATCTTTTATGAAGTAGAAGAGATATCTAAGGCTGTAGAAGCAGAAAATGTCGAAAATTTCAAGGTGAAAGATAACAACACAAGGTTTTATAAAACATCATCAGATCGGGGCAATTTTGTCCCACGGGTTGAATGGTTGATGCTTAATTCGTTTGAAATGATCAGTTCTGCTGACGGGATTTCAATCTACCAAACTAAACAGGGTTATTACAAGCACCACTCTGATAGTGAACTGGCAGTCTTAATTCGAAAAAACCTGACAGAAGATCAAAATCGTGAAGTTAGTAGACGAAAAATGGACGAAGTTGCTTATCGTTTGAAGACTCATCCCGATTTGTGGAGAAAATTCAATGACTTAAATACAGATACAAATCTTATTAATTTCCGTGATGGAGTGCTAAACCTAAGAGAACGGAGGATGCTTCCACATGATCCAAAGTACTGCTTTACCAGCTTTATTGATGCAGATTGCAAAGTTATACCCCAACAAAATACGAACAATCGAGATTATTCATACTCAAGTGTTTTTGAATGTTTTCTAACAGACTGTACTGAAGGGGATAAAGCTAAACAGGCTTCTCTCCAGCAAATGGTAGGTTACATCATATCGAATCATTTTAATGCCAAAAAGATGTTTGTACTCATTGGTGAGCCGCATACAGGCAAAAGTGTGTGGTTGAGTTTGTTACAGATATTGATTGGTAAGGAGCATACAACTTCTATGACGCTCAAGCAACTAGGGGTTAACAGGTTTATGCAGACGCGTTTAGCTCACTCTAAACTTAATATATCACCCGAGATGAGTGACGATGGTGATTTAAAGGGAGTAGAGTTCATTAAGGCTGTTACTGGTGGAGATTTAATTACAGGCGACCGTAAAGGTGAAGCGGCAATCGACTTTTACGGCAGAACCAAACTGGTGGCAGCAGGGAACCATATGCCTAAGCTTGCCAAACATGATGGAACCACAGCCTTTATTGATAGACTGTTGTTTATTACCTTCAATAATTCGATACCAGAGAGACAACGTGACCGTTTTTTGCTGCAAAAACTTTTAGAAGAGCGAGATATTATCATAAAGTGGGCATTAGAGGGCTTGTATCAACTGATTGATAATAATTTTATATTTACGGAATGTAATGAAGCAATTCAGTTCAAGAAGAAGTACATGGCTGAGCTAGATAATGTAACAGAGTTTGTGAATGATATGTGTGTTGTGGAACCAGAAAATGATAAATCAAGGGTTCATAGAACAAGGTTGTATGACGCTTATATCATCTATTGTAAAGCAAATGGGTTGACTTCAGTGAAGAAGACGGAGTTCTGGCGTGAAATTGAGAAATTTAGAGTGCGAAGTGGAAAGATCAGAGTAGAAGGATCTACTCCATTAATGGGGTATAGAGGCATACGTCTACTTTCGCCAGATGAATACACTCATACATGA
- a CDS encoding helix-turn-helix domain-containing protein — MSNTEKLCYTVAELHDILPLGMNSLYKLVNREDFPKIRVGKKIIIPAKGLKLWLEKQVQ, encoded by the coding sequence ATGTCTAACACTGAAAAGCTTTGCTACACAGTTGCGGAATTGCACGATATTCTACCTTTAGGGATGAATTCTCTTTACAAGTTGGTGAACAGGGAGGACTTCCCCAAAATTAGGGTAGGCAAGAAAATCATCATACCTGCCAAAGGGCTTAAGCTGTGGCTGGAAAAACAAGTTCAATAA
- a CDS encoding site-specific integrase, producing the protein MAGSIKKIGTKYRVTFELGKDLNGKRLRDYATVNSEAEAKKLLTEFEHNQNRNLLVQSNAMSLIEFLNHWMDNYVKYNCEETTTYGYKNILYKHISHFFGGIELQKLQSGHIQQYYKHLMDEKNLSPNTVHKHHSLIRKALDYGLKQQLVYRNVADAVELPKRKRYEGKSYTKEQLIELLKKVKNTKLEIPIYLAVYLGLRREEIIGLKWKYVDFESRTLHIFEVRTSAGKAIITKAPKTEKSRRSLHINDDLYSLLKMHKVKQEELKNMLGSAYDNAGYVYSHDNGKPYRVNSVTEQFKTFLEKQQLPKIRLHDLRHSFASVLYNQGTDLKAISEALGHSDIGTTNKIYTHRFDKTHKNTINAMSQALKGDFT; encoded by the coding sequence ATGGCTGGGAGTATTAAGAAGATAGGCACTAAGTACAGGGTAACTTTTGAACTGGGCAAGGATTTAAACGGGAAACGATTGCGTGATTATGCTACCGTGAATTCCGAAGCGGAAGCCAAAAAGTTGCTCACCGAATTTGAGCATAACCAAAATCGAAATTTATTAGTGCAGTCAAATGCAATGAGCCTGATAGAATTTCTGAATCATTGGATGGACAACTATGTGAAGTACAATTGCGAAGAGACTACAACATACGGGTACAAAAATATTCTTTACAAGCATATCTCTCATTTTTTCGGTGGTATAGAGCTTCAAAAACTTCAGTCGGGGCATATCCAGCAATATTATAAGCATCTTATGGACGAGAAAAATCTATCGCCCAATACTGTTCATAAACACCATTCACTTATACGTAAAGCGTTGGACTACGGTCTGAAACAGCAACTTGTGTACAGAAATGTAGCGGATGCGGTAGAACTTCCTAAACGAAAAAGATATGAAGGTAAATCATACACAAAAGAACAGTTAATTGAACTTTTGAAAAAAGTTAAAAATACTAAATTGGAAATCCCTATTTATCTCGCTGTTTATTTGGGACTGAGACGTGAAGAAATTATTGGATTGAAATGGAAATATGTAGATTTTGAGAGCCGAACACTTCACATTTTTGAAGTCAGAACGAGTGCAGGGAAAGCGATTATAACTAAAGCGCCTAAAACAGAAAAAAGCAGACGATCCCTTCACATCAATGATGATCTATATAGCCTGCTTAAGATGCATAAGGTAAAACAAGAGGAACTCAAAAATATGTTAGGTTCTGCCTATGATAATGCCGGATATGTCTATTCCCATGATAATGGGAAGCCATATAGAGTTAACTCTGTTACAGAACAGTTCAAAACGTTCCTTGAAAAGCAACAGCTACCGAAGATAAGGTTGCACGACCTAAGGCATTCGTTTGCAAGCGTATTATACAACCAAGGTACGGATTTGAAAGCAATATCAGAAGCATTAGGGCATTCCGATATTGGAACAACAAATAAGATTTATACGCACCGTTTCGATAAGACACATAAAAATACTATAAATGCAATGAGTCAGGCTCTAAAAGGGGATTTTACATGA
- a CDS encoding type II toxin-antitoxin system VapC family toxin: MSRFLLDTNVCIYCLDGNPKIINYLGDIIRNPHNELILSVITEAELFSSTKVYNNPSLKAEISSFIDSTDEVKEITREIACTAGEIRAYFHQNLGKKIKLPDALIAATAIHLKATLVSNNDRDFTDALSRYETVYYNPVK, from the coding sequence TTGAGTAGGTTTTTGCTTGATACAAATGTATGTATTTATTGTTTGGACGGAAATCCAAAAATCATTAACTACTTGGGTGATATCATCCGAAATCCCCATAATGAACTGATTTTATCCGTGATTACCGAAGCAGAGTTATTTTCATCCACAAAGGTATATAATAATCCGTCTTTAAAGGCTGAAATATCCTCATTTATTGATAGCACAGATGAGGTGAAGGAAATAACACGGGAAATTGCTTGTACCGCTGGAGAGATTAGAGCGTATTTCCACCAAAATCTTGGGAAAAAGATTAAACTGCCTGATGCACTAATTGCAGCCACTGCAATTCATTTGAAAGCAACCTTAGTCAGCAATAACGACAGGGATTTTACTGATGCGTTATCAAGGTATGAAACAGTGTATTATAATCCTGTTAAATAA
- the asnB gene encoding asparagine synthase (glutamine-hydrolyzing) encodes MCGIAGVVRLDGTSLSQNVDTILQNMAEEISYRGPDDEQFFIKGPLGFAFRRLSIVDINGGKQPLTNEDGTIVLIANGEIYNSTELRAKLSSRHQYKTNSDCEIILHLYEEKGIDLLQDLIGMYAFALWDSRKQKMFIARDRFGIKPLFFTANRERLVFASEIKSLMKYPDCPRSLDWNKALTDPWLSGYTATDLSDPSSFFEGIEHLPAGCAVEVDVKKGSWKQIRYWDLLANNNQSFAELSDQEIINYYANLLEDSVQKCLQSDVEIGLFLSGGIDSASIAAITSERQNIHTFSVLSQSTLTNEDAKYAHITAKYLGLPNHQVLFHWDENDFEPNHWRKLLWLCESPLCGPEQLYKFHLHRYARSVCPDLKVILTGQGSDEFNGGYSSVLAPAWENNWEGFTKNLNRLEMGRYMSNLPSKLFVWEEHFEQSPLSEKFILSKSSEVRRESSWEAYILTKFRDIQMYNCWLEDRIAAGNSIENRVPFLDHRIVEFALSIPSARRKGLFWDKKLLRSGIQNRLPSELYKRSKVPFFYGEDARFTLRMMLDLLLKQKSVLLEEAVASSKFSDFIDTDAFFSIAQQLSQDPEVTNMEYFLRIVNMGLLQHMVEQTNVKYEDSDNFIILSNHPIENWEKNEEEIHLKLSKRREAIKLEDIPLFAPEVFLVQRDDIQKDNHAYLVVDNHLTYALSEDEAGQWLRVLRKINGEQSLKEILSDLDITESEIRKFLEEAIDFGVITMKPIAN; translated from the coding sequence ATGTGTGGAATTGCTGGTGTAGTTAGATTAGACGGTACCTCTTTATCCCAAAATGTAGATACTATATTGCAAAATATGGCCGAAGAAATTTCATATAGAGGACCTGATGATGAACAATTCTTTATAAAAGGACCTTTGGGTTTCGCTTTCCGTAGGCTTTCAATTGTAGATATTAATGGAGGAAAGCAACCTCTTACAAATGAGGACGGTACAATTGTGCTAATTGCTAATGGGGAGATTTATAACAGTACGGAGTTAAGAGCAAAATTATCTTCAAGGCATCAATACAAAACTAATTCAGATTGCGAAATTATCTTGCATTTGTATGAAGAGAAAGGAATAGATCTACTTCAAGATTTAATTGGTATGTATGCATTTGCTCTTTGGGATTCTCGGAAGCAAAAAATGTTTATAGCACGGGACCGTTTTGGGATCAAGCCATTATTTTTTACTGCTAACCGTGAGAGATTGGTATTTGCTTCGGAAATAAAATCATTGATGAAATATCCCGATTGTCCACGATCTCTTGATTGGAATAAAGCTTTAACTGATCCATGGTTGAGTGGCTATACCGCAACTGATCTATCGGATCCTTCTTCATTTTTTGAAGGGATAGAGCATTTACCAGCTGGATGTGCAGTAGAAGTCGACGTTAAGAAGGGCAGTTGGAAGCAAATTCGCTATTGGGATTTATTAGCGAACAATAATCAATCATTTGCAGAACTCAGCGATCAAGAAATTATTAATTATTATGCCAATTTACTTGAAGATTCGGTCCAAAAGTGTTTGCAAAGTGATGTTGAAATTGGATTATTCCTAAGCGGGGGGATCGATTCGGCGTCCATTGCTGCAATAACATCAGAGCGACAAAATATCCATACATTTTCAGTGTTAAGCCAGAGCACCCTAACGAATGAAGATGCTAAGTATGCACATATTACTGCTAAGTACTTAGGACTTCCAAATCATCAAGTCTTATTTCATTGGGATGAGAATGACTTCGAACCAAACCATTGGAGAAAATTGTTATGGTTATGTGAATCACCACTTTGTGGTCCAGAGCAGTTGTACAAATTCCATTTACATCGCTATGCTCGCTCTGTTTGCCCCGATCTAAAAGTAATTTTAACTGGTCAGGGAAGTGATGAATTTAACGGTGGTTACAGTAGTGTTTTAGCTCCTGCTTGGGAGAATAATTGGGAAGGGTTTACAAAAAATCTTAACCGTCTAGAAATGGGAAGATACATGAGTAATTTACCATCTAAACTCTTTGTCTGGGAAGAACACTTTGAGCAATCACCACTCTCAGAGAAATTTATTTTATCTAAGAGCAGTGAGGTTCGTAGGGAAAGTTCTTGGGAAGCCTACATATTAACGAAGTTTAGAGATATCCAAATGTATAATTGTTGGCTTGAGGATAGAATAGCTGCGGGTAATAGTATTGAAAATCGTGTACCCTTTCTCGATCACCGAATTGTTGAATTTGCTCTATCTATCCCGTCCGCTAGGCGAAAGGGACTTTTTTGGGATAAAAAATTACTACGATCAGGCATTCAAAACCGACTCCCCTCAGAATTATATAAGAGATCTAAAGTACCATTCTTTTATGGTGAAGATGCAAGGTTTACACTTCGTATGATGCTGGATCTCTTATTAAAACAGAAGAGCGTATTACTTGAAGAAGCAGTGGCTTCCTCCAAATTTTCTGATTTTATCGATACTGATGCTTTCTTCTCAATAGCTCAGCAGCTATCACAAGACCCAGAGGTAACTAATATGGAATATTTTCTCCGTATAGTAAATATGGGTTTATTGCAGCACATGGTTGAGCAAACGAATGTTAAGTATGAAGACTCAGACAATTTTATTATTCTTTCTAACCATCCTATTGAAAACTGGGAGAAAAACGAAGAAGAAATTCACTTGAAATTATCCAAACGCCGTGAAGCAATTAAATTAGAGGACATTCCTTTATTTGCTCCAGAAGTATTTTTGGTGCAACGAGATGACATTCAAAAAGATAATCATGCCTATTTAGTTGTGGATAACCATCTTACATACGCTCTTTCTGAAGATGAAGCCGGGCAGTGGTTACGGGTTTTAAGGAAAATAAACGGGGAACAATCTTTGAAAGAAATTTTGTCTGATTTAGATATAACTGAATCTGAGATTAGAAAATTTTTAGAAGAAGCAATTGACTTTGGTGTTATAACTATGAAACCAATTGCTAACTAA
- a CDS encoding PqqD family protein: MNFNENTILRKNPDISTRNYLKSTIIEPGITLNEVATNLFERIDGIRTLAEICKDMVKEYEVDYQTILGDSVELVQGLIEKNIILVE; the protein is encoded by the coding sequence ATGAACTTTAATGAAAATACAATTTTAAGAAAAAATCCTGATATATCTACTCGCAATTACCTTAAAAGTACTATTATCGAACCTGGAATTACCCTAAACGAGGTAGCAACAAATCTGTTTGAACGAATTGATGGAATACGTACTTTAGCTGAAATATGCAAAGATATGGTAAAAGAATATGAGGTAGATTACCAAACGATATTAGGTGATTCCGTTGAACTAGTTCAAGGTTTAATTGAAAAAAATATTATTCTAGTTGAATAG
- a CDS encoding class I SAM-dependent methyltransferase — MITAEECQTYNKFIKKYQPHLYPLLGAHISRLYERKGGVVIDMGTGPGYLTVELAERLKANVHAVDINPAMHDLARRLVEERGLSKSVHFDVIDVHNQIYPDNYADLVVSYSCLHHWENPVRALLECYRVLSPNGLLIIIDTLPNNKDTLNALKRSIPEPEYFRFIREAFEESYSMSKIEEMIHEAGIVDFELNLFKFNEEDIADCIEVLEDLHIPEVEAEANTENWILTACKK; from the coding sequence ATGATTACAGCTGAAGAGTGCCAAACCTATAATAAATTCATAAAAAAGTATCAACCTCATCTTTATCCACTTTTAGGTGCCCATATATCTCGTTTATACGAGCGAAAAGGTGGAGTGGTTATTGACATGGGCACTGGGCCTGGATACTTAACGGTTGAACTTGCAGAACGCTTAAAGGCGAATGTACATGCTGTTGACATTAATCCAGCAATGCATGACTTGGCGCGGAGACTGGTTGAAGAACGTGGTCTTTCTAAATCGGTCCATTTTGATGTAATTGACGTACATAATCAAATCTACCCGGATAATTACGCGGATTTGGTGGTTTCATACTCTTGTTTACATCATTGGGAAAACCCTGTAAGAGCGTTGTTAGAATGCTACAGGGTATTGTCTCCAAATGGATTGTTAATTATTATTGATACGCTGCCTAATAATAAAGATACACTTAATGCACTTAAGCGTTCTATTCCTGAGCCAGAGTATTTCCGTTTTATTCGTGAAGCCTTTGAGGAAAGCTATTCAATGTCAAAAATTGAAGAGATGATACATGAAGCTGGTATAGTAGATTTTGAACTTAATCTTTTTAAGTTCAATGAAGAAGATATTGCTGATTGTATTGAAGTTTTGGAGGACCTGCATATTCCTGAGGTCGAGGCGGAAGCTAACACCGAAAATTGGATACTGACAGCTTGTAAAAAGTGA
- a CDS encoding cupin domain-containing protein, translating to MSTIDKKDTVLSKVLNPFSSDIFIREHWAPSKHLVIHGNVERFHQLPGISNVQSLDNIIDLYKGPVMVVGNAVIEETGGIADRFLVSTEEAKDWYERGAALEFDFSDMFLPQLHSWMDSLRKELSLPSGSGIKAIVYAAKNGGGFKAHFDAYTNFIFHLQGTKTWKLLANENVTNPIQHYDLAEKPYIPDELATYWKGEHPQTDLPGADIVNLLPGSFLYLPRGIWHSTSSTEETLSLNITFSHPAWLELLLAEIRSRLTQHDTWRELACDINLLSPEEQESLKSKLNQELNQVLPGFSSISAEDIFKRHTEEFDIYHVTQAVFRQLLATREL from the coding sequence ATGAGTACAATTGATAAAAAAGATACTGTTTTATCAAAAGTGTTAAATCCTTTTAGTTCTGATATTTTTATAAGAGAACATTGGGCTCCAAGCAAACATCTTGTTATCCATGGGAATGTTGAACGATTCCACCAACTCCCTGGGATAAGTAATGTCCAATCACTGGATAATATTATCGATTTGTATAAAGGTCCTGTGATGGTAGTGGGAAATGCAGTGATAGAAGAAACAGGAGGGATTGCAGATCGGTTCTTGGTAAGTACCGAGGAGGCAAAAGATTGGTATGAAAGAGGAGCAGCACTTGAATTTGATTTTTCAGACATGTTTCTTCCTCAACTACATAGTTGGATGGATAGTTTACGTAAGGAGCTTAGTTTACCAAGTGGTTCTGGTATAAAAGCAATTGTTTACGCAGCCAAAAATGGAGGAGGATTTAAAGCTCACTTCGATGCGTATACAAATTTCATATTTCACCTTCAAGGGACCAAAACATGGAAACTACTCGCTAACGAAAATGTGACGAACCCTATTCAGCATTATGACCTTGCGGAAAAGCCTTACATACCAGATGAACTAGCAACTTATTGGAAGGGAGAGCATCCACAAACAGATTTACCGGGAGCGGATATAGTTAACCTTTTGCCCGGATCATTTCTTTATCTCCCAAGAGGTATTTGGCATTCCACCAGTTCAACTGAAGAGACTCTATCTCTGAATATAACATTTTCACATCCAGCTTGGCTTGAATTGCTCCTTGCTGAAATTCGCTCACGCCTAACTCAACATGATACTTGGCGTGAACTTGCATGTGATATAAATCTACTTTCACCAGAAGAACAAGAAAGTCTAAAAAGTAAGCTAAATCAAGAATTAAATCAAGTGCTTCCGGGCTTTTCATCTATTAGTGCAGAAGATATTTTTAAAAGACATACTGAAGAGTTTGATATATATCATGTTACTCAAGCTGTGTTCCGACAATTGTTAGCTACCAGAGAATTATGA
- a CDS encoding MFS transporter has protein sequence MNIFSILSALRGLAIGFFSPIWIIHLNDQGFDLLAIGILGTVFEVARLLFEIPTGTFADNNGVRRSIMLSYIFSMATWLIFPFIGITWVCVIAMIIWALAEALISGAFETWMSQVTPKEEFSKRLMRNAQVLIASIILTSLLSGHIYKFNSMLPFIFVALIYAIMLAIILIYLKSDQQIIKNQKKNTPKESFIEITGKSFQIVFKHRRILNVVLAGFFAALSYDVIMRYWQPYLIQIGNSKEFLGYVMAIAGVLAFILLHFTAKAHKIIEKNTLLSLIMVESISILMIFSTAFGLKAIGLVAISFLLSVEDIRNPIVNGYLNKFFPDSYKATLFSVNSVTGAAGEILSGIIFGLIAVKFGIIATFIVAAIFLIPSILLYYNTAQNTDINYSEKRDNMTFKS, from the coding sequence ATGAACATATTTAGCATATTATCTGCACTTCGTGGATTAGCAATTGGTTTCTTTTCACCAATTTGGATTATACATTTAAACGATCAAGGATTTGATTTATTAGCAATCGGTATATTAGGGACAGTTTTCGAGGTAGCCAGATTATTGTTTGAAATTCCAACGGGGACTTTTGCTGATAATAATGGCGTTCGTCGATCCATAATGCTATCTTATATTTTCTCAATGGCCACATGGTTGATCTTTCCTTTTATTGGAATAACATGGGTTTGTGTTATAGCAATGATAATATGGGCACTAGCTGAAGCCCTTATTTCGGGTGCTTTTGAGACATGGATGAGCCAAGTAACTCCTAAGGAAGAATTTAGTAAAAGACTGATGAGGAATGCCCAAGTACTCATAGCAAGTATTATACTAACCAGCTTATTATCTGGGCACATTTATAAGTTTAATTCCATGTTGCCATTTATATTTGTTGCCTTAATATACGCAATTATGCTTGCTATTATTTTGATTTATTTAAAATCAGATCAGCAGATTATAAAGAATCAGAAAAAAAACACTCCTAAGGAATCGTTTATCGAAATAACAGGAAAAAGTTTTCAAATAGTATTTAAACATCGACGCATTTTGAATGTCGTACTGGCTGGCTTTTTTGCAGCTTTAAGTTATGATGTTATAATGCGATATTGGCAGCCCTACTTAATACAAATCGGTAATTCAAAAGAATTTCTTGGATACGTAATGGCAATCGCAGGCGTACTAGCTTTTATTCTATTGCATTTCACAGCTAAGGCTCATAAAATAATTGAAAAAAACACCCTATTATCTCTAATAATGGTTGAATCTATTAGTATTCTTATGATCTTTAGTACAGCATTTGGTTTAAAAGCTATTGGTCTAGTTGCTATCTCTTTTTTATTATCAGTGGAGGATATACGTAATCCAATAGTTAATGGCTACTTAAATAAATTTTTTCCTGATTCCTATAAAGCCACATTATTTTCTGTTAATTCGGTTACGGGTGCAGCTGGTGAAATTTTATCCGGAATTATCTTTGGGCTAATAGCAGTTAAATTTGGAATAATTGCAACATTTATTGTTGCAGCCATATTCCTAATACCATCTATTTTATTATATTACAATACAGCTCAAAATACGGATATAAATTACTCCGAAAAACGAGATAATATGACTTTTAAATCATAA
- a CDS encoding GNAT family N-acetyltransferase, producing the protein MITNFFICNWGTPQMVISSGIYQCDELDGFAILDHKEKIMGLITYVISDNECEIISLDSKDENKGIGTALLNQVEAVSKKSGCCKLKIVTTNDNLHAFLFYQKKGYQIARIFPNSVEKARIIKPEIPKISNNGIPIRDEILFEKCIL; encoded by the coding sequence ATGATAACCAATTTTTTTATTTGTAATTGGGGAACTCCTCAAATGGTGATTTCTAGCGGGATCTATCAATGTGATGAGTTAGATGGATTTGCTATCTTAGATCATAAAGAAAAGATTATGGGATTAATCACTTATGTTATAAGCGATAATGAATGTGAAATCATTTCTTTAGATAGCAAAGATGAAAATAAAGGGATTGGTACTGCGTTATTGAATCAGGTAGAAGCAGTATCAAAAAAAAGCGGATGTTGCAAACTAAAAATAGTAACAACTAACGATAACCTGCATGCTTTTTTATTTTATCAAAAAAAGGGTTATCAAATTGCGAGAATTTTTCCAAACTCTGTTGAAAAAGCAAGGATTATAAAACCTGAAATCCCAAAAATATCAAATAATGGTATTCCAATTCGTGATGAAATCCTATTTGAGAAATGCATATTATGA
- a CDS encoding DNA-binding protein, with translation MDRITAAMGHPVGHYYERYVTEYLTEANPNWRRMSPFIHNCAKLNKLDCIHEVVNLLMDKLGYSESLFELAEELFKEALHEAAAILYENVAVSEKKQYSEQLALCQYRLFTIRIGNEQSRNFEPACYFQPYVKRLDEVDQLDALKDLANVYRSLRGWDKVEENAKKMKIKAEIQYALSHEEKRNHREPIKKTRNLLF, from the coding sequence TTGGATCGAATTACGGCTGCAATGGGTCATCCTGTCGGCCATTATTACGAACGATATGTGACTGAGTATCTAACGGAGGCCAATCCGAATTGGCGTCGAATGAGTCCTTTTATACATAATTGCGCGAAACTAAATAAACTGGACTGCATTCATGAAGTAGTCAATCTATTAATGGATAAACTGGGCTATTCGGAATCATTATTTGAACTTGCTGAAGAACTATTTAAAGAGGCCCTTCACGAGGCAGCAGCCATACTATATGAGAATGTAGCAGTTAGTGAAAAGAAGCAATATTCGGAGCAATTGGCGCTTTGTCAGTATCGCTTGTTTACAATTCGTATTGGGAACGAGCAGAGCCGAAACTTTGAGCCAGCATGTTATTTTCAACCTTATGTGAAGCGATTGGATGAAGTCGATCAACTTGATGCGTTGAAGGATTTAGCGAATGTGTATCGTTCTTTACGTGGGTGGGATAAGGTTGAGGAAAACGCTAAAAAAATGAAGATAAAAGCGGAAATTCAATACGCACTCAGTCATGAGGAGAAACGAAATCATAGAGAGCCTATAAAGAAGACAAGGAACCTATTATTTTGA